The Kitasatospora paranensis genome has a window encoding:
- a CDS encoding Clp protease N-terminal domain-containing protein, whose amino-acid sequence MENRAALTHPVRLDDLIEAIKKSHTDALDQLTDAVLAADHLGEVADHLIGHFVDQARRSGASWTDIGRSMGVTRQAAQKRFVPKDPGGEPGALDPSQGFGRFTPRARNVVVVAQNEARAGSRAEITPAHLVLGLLGEPEGIGAAAITAQGVTPEAVRAAAEAALPPVSAELPALVPFDTAARKVLELTFREALRLGHNYVGTEHILLALLEVEGGEGVLAGLGVDKAAAERDIAAALAAAVEAMGAEGAEGA is encoded by the coding sequence ATGGAGAACCGTGCCGCGCTCACGCATCCCGTCCGCCTCGACGACCTGATCGAGGCCATCAAGAAGTCCCACACCGACGCCCTCGACCAGCTCACCGACGCGGTGCTCGCCGCCGACCACCTCGGCGAGGTCGCGGACCACCTGATCGGCCACTTCGTGGACCAGGCCCGCCGTTCCGGCGCGTCCTGGACCGACATCGGCCGCAGCATGGGCGTCACCCGGCAGGCCGCGCAGAAGCGCTTCGTGCCGAAGGACCCGGGTGGCGAGCCGGGTGCCCTCGACCCCAGTCAGGGCTTCGGCCGCTTCACCCCGCGTGCCCGCAACGTCGTGGTGGTCGCGCAGAACGAGGCCCGGGCGGGCAGCCGGGCCGAGATCACCCCGGCCCACCTGGTGCTCGGCCTGCTCGGCGAGCCCGAGGGGATCGGCGCCGCGGCGATCACCGCCCAGGGCGTCACGCCGGAGGCCGTCCGGGCGGCCGCCGAGGCGGCGCTGCCGCCGGTCTCGGCGGAGCTGCCCGCCCTCGTCCCGTTCGACACCGCCGCCCGCAAGGTGCTGGAGCTGACCTTCCGTGAGGCCCTGCGGCTGGGCCACAACTACGTCGGCACCGAGCACATCCTGCTCGCCCTCCTCGAAGTGGAGGGCGGCGAGGGGGTGCTGGCCGGCCTGGGTGTCGACAAGGCCGCGGCCGAGCGCGACATCGCGGCGGCCCTGGCGGCGGCGGTCGAGGCGATGGGGGCGGAGGGGGCGGAGGGGGCCTGA